The nucleotide window GCCCATTTATACATGCCCATCGGGCCGACGGGCAGAATGATCGCCAGTTTCTTGCCCTGCTCTTTGTAAGTCCGAATCGTTTGGGCGATTTCAAAGCCCATCTTGGCGTCGAATTCTCCCATCGCCTCGCATTGAACCGGCTCGAAGCCCTTGTTCCACCAAGGCTGCCGTTTCAGAATATCCTCCGGGGGAAGGGAGCAGCACTTGTCGATCTTTTCCAGGTTCCATCCTTTAGGGTAAAACGATTCCAACAGCGAGCCTTTCAACGTCGTCAACATGGTAATATCCGCCATTTTTTTCCGCCTCCTTTGGGTTTTCCTCATCCTACCACAAGAACGATTCATAAATAAAGCAACCTGGGCGCGAATTTCCTTTCTTCCCGCCTCTGGCCGAAATGGCTTTTTTTTGGCAGAATGAAAATTCATGGAGGCGGTTATGCGTGAAATGAGGCGAAAACCATGATCGATCCCCAATTGCGAAATAAAATCGTTTTGATTACAGGAGCCAACCACGGCATCGGCGCGGCGGCGGCGAAAGCTTTTGCCGCCCAAGAAGCGAAAATATTCATCACGTATTTCCGCGAGAAATGCCCTTATTCGGAAGCGGAATTGAAGCAAACGCGAGAAACGGGAATCGTAGGCGAAAAATATTTCCGTTCGCAGCAACAACAATCCGCCGATGGGATTCTAAGTGAAATCGCATCAATGGGAGGAATCGCCGCCGCGCATGAAGCCGATCTCGGCGATTCCGAAAACATTCCCATACTGTTCGATCATTGCGAAAACAAATTAGGACCAGTGGATATTCTAGTAAACAATCACACTTACGATGTTCTCGACACCTTCGATCCCGCGCGAGCCAGCGCGGACAATAAATGGTTTGGAGAATATAAGGTTCAGTTAACCAACGCCGCTAATATCGACATCACTTTCGCCGTCAACGCCCGCGCCTATGCGCTGATGATGGCGGAGTATTTGAAACGCTATCTGGCGAGAAAAGCCCAAACGGGCAGGATCATTAATATCAGCACCGACGCCGCGCATTGTCACGAGGCTAATATCAGTTACGCCGCCAGCAAGCACGCTATCGAATCGTACAGCCGCTCCGCCGCCGTGGAGATAGGGCCGTATGGAATCACTGTAAACATCGTTGCGCCAGGGCCGATCCAAACGGGATACATGACCGCAGAGATGGTAGAAACCATTTCCAAAAATGGGCCGTTGCGGCGAGTCGGCGAGCCGGAAGACGTTGCCGACGCCATCGTTTTCTTGGCCTCCGAGCAAGCCCGTTGGATCACCGGTCAACTTATCTATGTCGGAGGCGGCTGGCGTATGCACCAATGACTTTAAAAACAGTGACGAGCGATGAGA belongs to Candidatus Omnitrophota bacterium and includes:
- a CDS encoding SDR family oxidoreductase — its product is MIDPQLRNKIVLITGANHGIGAAAAKAFAAQEAKIFITYFREKCPYSEAELKQTRETGIVGEKYFRSQQQQSADGILSEIASMGGIAAAHEADLGDSENIPILFDHCENKLGPVDILVNNHTYDVLDTFDPARASADNKWFGEYKVQLTNAANIDITFAVNARAYALMMAEYLKRYLARKAQTGRIINISTDAAHCHEANISYAASKHAIESYSRSAAVEIGPYGITVNIVAPGPIQTGYMTAEMVETISKNGPLRRVGEPEDVADAIVFLASEQARWITGQLIYVGGGWRMHQ